AGCCGTCTCAAAAGGAATGAATCGTGGCCAAGAAGTTGTGGATTGCCTGTGGATTTGTCACGGCTTTGTCGTACGTCGTTGCCGGCCAGCATTCGTGGGCCGCGGAGCCTGCACCACTCAAACTACACGCCCGCAGCCGCACATTGGTTAAGAACGCCACTGGAACTAGGGACGCTGTGGCCAAGGAGGAATCGGGCAAGGAGGGGATCGAGGCCGCGAAGCCGACGGTTAGCGAAAAGCTGGTCGAGTGGGATCCGGCGAAGACGGCCCTCATCATTTGCGATATGTGGGACAACCACTGGTGCCGGGGCGCCGCCGAGCGCGTCGTCGAGTTGGCGCCGACCGTGAACAAGCTGGCCCAGGAACTTCGGCAGCGCGGGGTACTCGTGATCCACGCCCCCAGTACCTGCGTTGACTTCTACAAAGACACGCCGCAACGCAAACGTGCCCAGGCCGCACCTGTGGCCAAGGCATCCGTGCCCCTCTCGCAGGCGACACGTTGGGGAACCAAATGGTGCTGGCCGGACCCACGCCGCGAGAGTGAGCTGCCGATCGACGATTCAGACATGGGCTGCGATTGCACGCAGCAATGCGAGATTAGCGGCCCCTGGACGCGCGAAATCAGCTTGATCGACATCGCCGAGCCCGATGCCATCAGCGACGACGGGCAGGAAGTCTACAACCTGCTTGCCGAGCGTGACATCGACAACATTCTCATCGCCGGAGTGCATCTCAACATGTGCGTGCTGGGGCGGTCCTTCGCCATCCGTCAGATGGTCGCGCTCGGCAAAAACGTGATCTTGGTGCGTGACTTGACCGACACGATGTACAACTCGCGGATGAGACCCTTTGTCAATCATTTCCGCGGCACGGACCTGGTCGTGGAACACATCGAACGTTACTGGTGCCCAACAATTACCAGTGCCGACGTGCTCGGGGGCGATGCATTTCGATTCAAGGCAGACACAATGAACGGGAAATGATGAACTGGCTGAAGGGCCGTTCCGTGGCGCGATTCCGCCTGTTCGTCACTCCGCATGTATCGTTCATTATTTCTTCTCGATATGTCCCCCGAATTGAAAGCGCATTGCCGAGAGCAGCTTGTCGGCGAATTCTTCTTCGCCGCGTGAGGTAAAACGTTGATAGAGCGCAGTGCTCAAAACCGGTGACGGCGCGCCTTCCTCGATGGCGGCCAGGATGGTCCAGCGCCCCTCGCCCGAATCCGAAACGCGGCCAGTGAATTGCGCCAACTGAGAATCTTTGGCCAAAGCGGCCGCCGTGAGATCCAACAGCCACGAGGCAATCACGCTGCCCCGTCGCCAGACTTCGGCCACATCGGGCAGATTCAGCTTGTACTGATAGTGCTCTGGGTTGCGTAGCGGCGTGGTCTCGGCATCGATCGATTGTGTGCGCGTGCCAACGTCGGCGTGTTTGAGGATGTTCAGCCCTTCGGCGTAGGCGGCCATGATGCCGTACTCGATGCCGTTATGGACCATCTTGACGAAATGGCCGGCTCCCGAGGGACCACAATGCAGATAGCCCAATTCGGCGGTGCCGCCGAGTTTCTCGCGGCCGGGCGTGCGATCGATCGTTCCCACACCGGGAGCCAGCGTCTTCAGAATCGGGTCGAGCCGGGCCACGGCCGCATCGGGGCCGCCGATCATCATGCAATACCCACGGTCCAGTCCCCACACGCCCCCTGAGGTGCCGACGTCGACATAGTGAATCCCCTTGGGGGCGAGCAGCTGGGCTCGCCGAATATCGTCGATGTAGTAGGAATTGCCACCATCGATGAGGATATCGTCCTTAGCCAGGCGCGCGGCGAGGTCAGATACCGAGCTTTCTACCACGGCAGCCGGCACCATTAGCCACACCGCGCGCGGCGGTGCGAGCTTGGCCACAAAATCTTCGATCGACGTCGCAGCCGTGGCACCGTCCTTGGCCAGTTCCTGCACCGCGTCGAGATTGCGGTCGTAAACGACGCACTGGTGGCCCGCCTTAATCAACCGGCGAACCATGTTGGCCCCCATCCGTCCCAGGCCGATCATTCCGAGTTGCATGCCGAAACTCCCTTGAAAAGAAATTGGTGAATGCGAAATGATGAACCAGTGACAGCGAAGACGGCAAGCCTTACGG
This portion of the Pirellulales bacterium genome encodes:
- the gnd gene encoding decarboxylating 6-phosphogluconate dehydrogenase; the protein is MQLGMIGLGRMGANMVRRLIKAGHQCVVYDRNLDAVQELAKDGATAATSIEDFVAKLAPPRAVWLMVPAAVVESSVSDLAARLAKDDILIDGGNSYYIDDIRRAQLLAPKGIHYVDVGTSGGVWGLDRGYCMMIGGPDAAVARLDPILKTLAPGVGTIDRTPGREKLGGTAELGYLHCGPSGAGHFVKMVHNGIEYGIMAAYAEGLNILKHADVGTRTQSIDAETTPLRNPEHYQYKLNLPDVAEVWRRGSVIASWLLDLTAAALAKDSQLAQFTGRVSDSGEGRWTILAAIEEGAPSPVLSTALYQRFTSRGEEEFADKLLSAMRFQFGGHIEKK
- a CDS encoding cysteine hydrolase family protein: MAKKLWIACGFVTALSYVVAGQHSWAAEPAPLKLHARSRTLVKNATGTRDAVAKEESGKEGIEAAKPTVSEKLVEWDPAKTALIICDMWDNHWCRGAAERVVELAPTVNKLAQELRQRGVLVIHAPSTCVDFYKDTPQRKRAQAAPVAKASVPLSQATRWGTKWCWPDPRRESELPIDDSDMGCDCTQQCEISGPWTREISLIDIAEPDAISDDGQEVYNLLAERDIDNILIAGVHLNMCVLGRSFAIRQMVALGKNVILVRDLTDTMYNSRMRPFVNHFRGTDLVVEHIERYWCPTITSADVLGGDAFRFKADTMNGK